In a genomic window of Leisingera caerulea DSM 24564:
- a CDS encoding YcaO-like family protein, translating to MPKAQNKGYTLDTHRLCDPAQTLAAVRPHLAEMGITRIANLTGLDRVGLPTVMVTRPNSRSVAVALGKGLTLEAAQASGVMEAVETWHAERITRPLRVASYADLQQEARVADAERLPRVTGGSFDPHRPVLWVEGVDLVTNEAHWLPFEMVDTDYTARPCGGQGAFPRTTNGLASGNSLAEATCHAICELIERDAITLWHQATPGPRIDPSAIEVPRCREALERLECAGLRAGIWNITSDIGVAAFHCMICEGGTRPGHIGIGSGCHPDRNIALLRALTEAAQTRLTYISGARDDLDPEEFTPQASAERTQYVRSLLDQTKATARLEDCPDCSSTTFEEDLSRILSKLARAGMRQVLTVDLSRPGLGVAVVRAVIPGLEAPHDDPDFVPGPRALAAGESRP from the coding sequence ATGCCTAAAGCGCAGAACAAGGGATATACACTGGACACCCACCGGCTGTGCGATCCCGCACAGACGCTGGCAGCGGTCAGGCCGCATCTTGCTGAAATGGGTATCACACGCATTGCCAACCTGACCGGCCTGGACCGCGTCGGCCTGCCCACGGTGATGGTGACCCGGCCCAATTCCCGCTCTGTCGCGGTGGCGCTGGGCAAGGGGCTGACGCTGGAGGCGGCGCAGGCCTCCGGCGTGATGGAGGCGGTTGAAACCTGGCACGCAGAGCGGATCACCCGGCCATTGCGCGTGGCCAGCTATGCGGACCTGCAGCAGGAAGCGCGGGTCGCGGATGCGGAGCGCCTGCCAAGGGTGACAGGAGGCAGCTTTGATCCCCATCGCCCCGTGTTGTGGGTGGAGGGCGTGGACCTTGTCACAAATGAAGCTCACTGGCTGCCCTTTGAAATGGTGGACACCGATTACACCGCGCGGCCTTGCGGCGGGCAGGGGGCCTTTCCGCGCACAACCAACGGGCTGGCCTCAGGCAACAGCCTGGCAGAGGCCACTTGCCACGCCATCTGCGAACTGATCGAACGGGATGCGATCACCCTGTGGCACCAGGCTACGCCCGGCCCGCGGATCGACCCGTCGGCAATTGAGGTTCCGCGCTGCCGCGAAGCCTTGGAGCGGTTGGAGTGCGCCGGTCTGCGGGCGGGTATCTGGAACATAACCTCAGACATTGGCGTGGCCGCGTTTCATTGCATGATCTGCGAGGGCGGCACCCGGCCCGGCCACATCGGGATAGGCAGCGGCTGCCACCCGGACCGGAATATCGCCCTGTTGCGGGCACTGACGGAGGCGGCGCAGACCCGGCTGACCTATATTTCCGGCGCCCGCGATGATCTGGATCCGGAAGAGTTCACACCGCAGGCTTCGGCCGAACGCACGCAATATGTCCGCAGCCTGCTGGACCAGACGAAGGCAACCGCCCGGTTAGAGGACTGTCCGGATTGTTCCTCCACTACATTCGAAGAGGATCTGTCCAGGATTTTAAGTAAGCTGGCGCGGGCCGGAATGCGGCAGGTTCTGACTGTCGACCTGTCACGCCCGGGGTTGGGGGTTGCCGTGGTGCGCGCGGTGATCCCGGGGCTGGAAGCGCCGCATGACGATCCCGATTTTGTCCCGGGACCGCGGGCGCTGGCCGCCGGGGAGAGCCGGCCATGA
- a CDS encoding TfuA-like protein, with the protein MTAVVFAGPTIGSEEVAAYIEASVLPPAAQGDIYRAARQGAKAIGLIDGYFEGVPSVWHKEILWALERGIAVFGSASMGALRAAELSSFGMIGAGSIFEAYANGSIIDDDEVAVLHGPAELGFAPLSEPMVSIRATVARAEGDAVLDADQAAALLDAAKMRFYQHRVWDQILAEFQAAPWCDRFKAWLKSGRVDAKRDDAREMLAQMAAYLNEGRETGPAPRPKVERTLAWQTLVRRIEAEAHRLQAEDRQVLDELRLNPERYEDFRTRALLRHLALQEARNSGRTAERETLAAQMSAHRESLGLFSSSSLRRWLDDNGLSAAAYEDWLGDAALAGSVAGPLNGQLAPHLLAELRQAGAYAGLKSRAMSKERYLDAQDPPSGPVTEQERLPLAVWYFETLLQRDIPDRLDEYLESIGCRSRDEFFELIRQEFMYHQGCKTRPEQKSRE; encoded by the coding sequence ATGACAGCAGTGGTCTTTGCCGGCCCGACAATCGGGTCAGAAGAAGTGGCGGCTTACATCGAGGCTTCGGTGCTTCCCCCGGCCGCTCAGGGCGACATATACAGGGCTGCCAGGCAAGGCGCCAAGGCCATCGGCTTGATCGACGGGTATTTCGAAGGGGTGCCCTCCGTCTGGCACAAGGAAATCCTCTGGGCGCTGGAACGAGGGATCGCGGTGTTTGGCAGCGCCAGCATGGGGGCGCTGAGGGCGGCTGAGCTGTCCTCTTTCGGTATGATTGGTGCCGGCAGTATTTTTGAGGCCTACGCCAACGGCTCGATAATTGACGACGATGAGGTCGCGGTGCTGCACGGCCCGGCAGAGCTGGGGTTCGCGCCGCTAAGTGAACCGATGGTCTCGATCCGGGCCACGGTTGCGCGGGCAGAAGGCGACGCGGTGCTGGATGCGGATCAGGCGGCAGCCTTACTGGATGCTGCCAAGATGCGGTTCTACCAGCACAGGGTCTGGGACCAGATACTGGCAGAGTTTCAGGCCGCGCCGTGGTGCGACAGATTTAAGGCCTGGCTGAAGTCCGGGCGGGTGGATGCCAAGCGGGACGATGCGCGGGAAATGCTGGCGCAAATGGCGGCTTATCTGAATGAGGGTCGTGAAACCGGCCCGGCGCCGCGTCCAAAGGTCGAGCGCACGCTTGCCTGGCAGACCCTGGTCCGGCGCATCGAGGCGGAGGCACACCGTTTGCAGGCGGAAGACCGGCAAGTTCTGGATGAGTTGCGGCTGAATCCTGAGCGCTATGAGGACTTCCGCACCCGCGCATTGCTGCGCCATCTGGCCTTGCAGGAAGCACGCAACAGCGGCCGCACAGCGGAGCGGGAAACTCTGGCTGCTCAAATGTCGGCGCATCGCGAGTCGCTGGGACTGTTCAGCAGCAGCAGCCTGCGCCGGTGGCTGGACGACAACGGGCTGTCTGCAGCGGCCTATGAGGACTGGCTCGGTGATGCGGCTCTTGCCGGGAGCGTCGCGGGCCCGCTGAACGGACAGCTGGCCCCTCATCTGCTGGCGGAACTGCGGCAGGCAGGCGCCTATGCCGGGCTGAAATCGCGAGCGATGTCAAAGGAGCGTTACTTGGACGCGCAAGACCCCCCGTCCGGACCTGTGACCGAGCAGGAGCGCCTGCCGCTGGCGGTCTGGTATTTTGAAACGCTGCTGCAGCGGGACATCCCGGACAGGCTGGACGAATACCTGGAGTCAATTGGCTGCCGCAGCCGCGATGAATTCTTTGAGCTGATCCGGCAGGAATTCATGTATCATCAAGGGTGCAAAACACGGCCAGAACAAAAAAGCCGGGAATAG
- a CDS encoding gluzincin family metallopeptidase, which produces MDDPYEMAEEAPGTRFLLFPQSPFRTAEPELELVEISAPPGTLGPGPSGPRMYVVNPSGKTIPFGAIVPGPSGPGMYLPPWHGQVHPPPEPDEDGHFVHILPSDPGFEAAHLFASAHFTLDVWEEYFGHPIPWHFARDYDRLELSLLPSLDNAHIGWGFLETGGTSEHGGEYRAYSLNFDVVAHEVGHAIIYSVVGMPVSEDVSGEYYGFHESAADMVALIASLHFGSVVEELLESTSGNLYTFNQLNRFAELAGNAQIRMAANTRTLQEFARGWSSEHALSEPLTGAMFDILVDIFHERLLVHDLITPEMEDLSDHLEESPYYGDVMQELFNARYALDPDGFRISFLEARDFLGAYLAAAWSMLEAETLTYAAVGEALLAVDRETTGGAFESIIAGNFRMRGIGLFEAGPRLAEADEDSHAHSVRTRVPGEGMP; this is translated from the coding sequence ATGGACGACCCTTATGAAATGGCGGAGGAAGCGCCCGGCACGCGCTTTTTGCTGTTTCCGCAATCCCCGTTCCGGACGGCAGAGCCGGAGCTGGAGCTGGTTGAGATATCCGCGCCTCCCGGCACGCTCGGGCCGGGGCCGTCGGGTCCGCGGATGTATGTGGTCAACCCGTCGGGAAAGACCATTCCTTTTGGCGCCATCGTCCCGGGGCCATCCGGGCCGGGCATGTACCTGCCGCCCTGGCACGGGCAGGTTCATCCGCCGCCGGAACCGGATGAAGACGGTCACTTTGTTCATATTCTGCCTTCGGACCCCGGATTCGAGGCGGCGCATCTCTTTGCCTCGGCCCATTTCACCCTGGATGTGTGGGAAGAATACTTCGGGCATCCGATCCCTTGGCATTTTGCCCGCGACTATGACCGGCTGGAACTGTCCCTGCTGCCGAGCCTGGACAACGCCCACATCGGCTGGGGCTTTTTGGAAACCGGCGGCACCAGCGAGCACGGCGGCGAGTACCGCGCCTACAGCCTGAATTTCGATGTTGTCGCGCATGAAGTCGGCCATGCCATCATTTACAGTGTTGTCGGAATGCCGGTGTCCGAGGATGTGTCGGGAGAGTATTACGGCTTTCACGAATCCGCAGCGGATATGGTGGCGCTGATTGCCTCGCTGCATTTCGGCTCTGTGGTCGAGGAGCTGCTGGAAAGCACCAGCGGCAATCTTTACACCTTCAACCAGCTGAACCGCTTTGCCGAGCTTGCCGGAAATGCGCAAATCCGGATGGCGGCCAATACCAGAACATTGCAGGAATTTGCGCGGGGCTGGAGCAGCGAGCATGCGCTGTCCGAGCCCCTGACGGGTGCAATGTTCGATATTCTGGTCGACATCTTCCACGAGCGGCTGCTGGTGCATGACCTGATCACGCCGGAAATGGAGGATCTGTCCGACCACCTGGAGGAAAGCCCCTATTACGGCGATGTGATGCAAGAGCTGTTCAATGCACGCTATGCGCTTGATCCTGACGGGTTCCGCATCTCTTTTCTCGAAGCGCGGGACTTTTTGGGCGCCTATCTGGCGGCGGCCTGGAGCATGCTGGAGGCAGAAACCCTCACCTATGCGGCAGTGGGGGAGGCGCTGCTGGCGGTGGACCGCGAAACAACCGGGGGTGCCTTCGAATCGATTATCGCTGGCAACTTCAGAATGCGCGGGATTGGCCTGTTCGAGGCCGGGCCGCGTCTGGCCGAAGCGGATGAGGACAGCCACGCGCATTCGGTGCGGACACGGGTGCCGGGTGAAGGCATGCCCTGA
- a CDS encoding pentapeptide repeat-containing protein, with the protein MAESLLSFSEVLLFGRLVEDIKIVPKFAGAIVGTVNNVQNLSGTSVNGESLAPGDKVLVMAQTNKGQNGLYKVGSGENNPWEDQQQFPKGTIVEIAHGPRQGLWKQVGDYSAGQQEFTRAGKRQQRSRGRNNLLADQLSDDAKLARIYGFSYEGTYFELPEPVIFLVHGDGESATADNAPQDQAARAPLDPSVTGVASAEYQIANDIRVWDYDKADYSIRMDVMTGMLEQVLLDVYFGGGGPDISGAKVSGAKVSGAKVSGAKVSGAKVSGAKVSGAKARGSGD; encoded by the coding sequence GTGGCCGAGTCTTTACTGAGTTTTTCTGAAGTGCTGTTATTTGGACGTCTGGTCGAAGACATAAAAATCGTCCCTAAATTCGCTGGCGCCATTGTTGGCACGGTCAATAATGTACAGAACCTGAGTGGTACGTCAGTGAACGGTGAATCGCTCGCGCCGGGTGACAAGGTTCTGGTGATGGCGCAGACCAATAAGGGGCAAAACGGCCTCTACAAAGTTGGCAGCGGCGAAAACAATCCTTGGGAAGATCAGCAGCAGTTCCCGAAAGGAACCATTGTTGAAATTGCCCACGGACCCCGCCAGGGCTTGTGGAAACAGGTCGGCGATTACAGCGCGGGACAGCAGGAGTTTACCCGGGCCGGAAAGCGGCAGCAAAGAAGCCGGGGCCGCAACAACCTCTTGGCTGATCAGCTGAGTGATGATGCGAAACTCGCACGTATCTACGGGTTTTCATATGAAGGCACGTATTTCGAGCTGCCGGAACCAGTGATTTTCCTGGTGCATGGCGACGGCGAAAGTGCGACAGCTGATAACGCGCCTCAGGATCAGGCTGCCCGTGCTCCTTTGGATCCTTCCGTGACCGGGGTTGCCTCAGCGGAATACCAGATCGCAAACGACATCCGGGTCTGGGACTATGACAAGGCCGATTATTCCATCCGCATGGACGTGATGACCGGTATGCTGGAACAGGTGCTGCTGGATGTCTATTTCGGCGGGGGCGGCCCTGATATCAGCGGCGCCAAGGTGAGCGGTGCCAAGGTCAGCGGGGCCAAGGTGAGCGGAGCCAAAGTCAGCGGGGCAAAAGTCAGTGGTGCCAAGGTCAGCGGCGCCAAGGCCCGCGGTTCAGGCGACTGA
- a CDS encoding adenylate/guanylate cyclase domain-containing protein: MSGHNKTTTVRRQLGAVLFADVVGYARLMGNDEIDTYSALKSLLEQLETACQAHEGQVVAVRGDGVLALFETATNAVEFGVELHRIAEQSNNTRPEDQHLRFRAGVHMGEILVDDRGIHGDNVNIAARLQEIAEPGRVFVSASVYEQIRNRLRFGFEFLGPQRLKNIAEPVAAYCVRSEVAGAAMAATRRPETQQAHRPPPGIPSVAVLPFASLGGEPSDSWFADGLTEDIILNLYKFKNLFVIARNSSFFFKATTMPPQEAARELGVRYVARGSVRRAAARVRIAVELIDAETGRTIWGERYDRNIDDIFAIQDEVTDAIVAATAVLIEAQERKRMAQTAPADLAAYGYVLRGQQYIFRYTRQDNREAQTLYERALARDQDYARASAAISRTMNIDWRYSWAKDAEHALDTALSYAQRAVELDPTDARGFGELGFVHLYRKEHDAAIGAYRRALALNPNDADLLSDYADALAHSGDNQAAIGNLQQAMRLNPYFPDQYLWHLGGAYYNLKQYDAVIDTLTKMNNPTEGQRMLAASYAQLGDMDQARNMAARHREAHPNFSLDRWAKVQPDRLEEDTLHFVEGLKKAGF; this comes from the coding sequence GTGAGCGGCCACAATAAGACAACAACGGTCCGGCGCCAGCTCGGTGCGGTGCTGTTTGCCGATGTTGTCGGCTATGCCCGGCTGATGGGGAATGATGAGATCGACACCTACAGCGCTCTGAAGTCCCTCCTTGAACAGCTGGAAACGGCCTGCCAGGCGCATGAGGGGCAAGTTGTGGCTGTCCGCGGCGACGGGGTCCTGGCCCTGTTTGAAACCGCTACCAATGCCGTGGAATTCGGTGTCGAGCTGCACCGCATTGCCGAGCAGAGCAACAACACACGGCCGGAGGATCAGCACCTGCGGTTCCGGGCCGGTGTTCATATGGGTGAAATCCTGGTCGATGACCGCGGCATCCACGGGGATAACGTGAATATTGCCGCACGGCTGCAGGAAATCGCGGAACCCGGCCGAGTCTTTGTCAGCGCGTCCGTCTATGAGCAGATCCGCAATCGGCTGCGCTTCGGCTTTGAATTCCTCGGCCCGCAACGGCTCAAGAATATTGCCGAGCCGGTCGCCGCCTATTGCGTCCGGAGCGAAGTAGCTGGTGCCGCCATGGCGGCAACACGGCGCCCGGAGACCCAGCAGGCACACCGCCCGCCGCCCGGCATCCCTTCGGTTGCCGTGCTGCCGTTTGCCAGCCTCGGCGGTGAGCCGTCCGACAGCTGGTTTGCCGACGGGCTGACGGAGGACATCATTCTGAATTTGTACAAGTTCAAGAACCTCTTCGTCATTGCCCGCAATTCCTCTTTCTTTTTCAAAGCCACCACCATGCCGCCGCAGGAGGCCGCCCGGGAACTTGGGGTACGCTATGTCGCCCGCGGCAGCGTCAGGCGGGCCGCCGCCCGTGTCCGGATTGCCGTGGAGCTGATCGACGCGGAAACCGGCCGCACCATCTGGGGCGAACGGTACGACCGCAATATCGACGATATCTTTGCCATTCAGGATGAGGTGACCGACGCCATCGTGGCCGCGACTGCGGTGCTGATCGAGGCCCAGGAGCGCAAGCGGATGGCACAGACGGCGCCCGCCGATCTGGCCGCTTACGGCTATGTGCTGCGCGGCCAGCAGTATATCTTCCGTTACACAAGACAGGACAACCGCGAGGCACAAACGCTGTATGAGCGCGCCCTGGCGCGCGACCAGGACTATGCCCGGGCCTCTGCTGCAATCTCCCGGACCATGAATATCGATTGGCGCTATTCCTGGGCCAAGGACGCCGAGCACGCGCTGGATACGGCCCTGTCATATGCGCAGCGGGCGGTAGAACTGGATCCCACAGACGCCCGCGGCTTTGGCGAGCTTGGCTTTGTGCATCTGTACCGCAAGGAGCATGATGCAGCGATCGGCGCCTACCGGCGTGCGCTGGCTCTGAACCCCAATGACGCAGACCTGCTGTCGGATTACGCCGATGCGCTGGCCCATTCCGGCGACAATCAAGCCGCGATCGGAAACCTGCAGCAGGCGATGCGGCTCAACCCGTATTTCCCGGATCAGTATCTGTGGCACCTGGGCGGCGCTTACTACAACCTCAAACAGTATGATGCGGTGATCGACACGCTAACCAAGATGAATAACCCGACCGAAGGACAGCGCATGCTTGCGGCCAGCTATGCGCAGTTGGGGGACATGGACCAAGCCCGCAACATGGCGGCCAGGCACCGCGAAGCACATCCAAATTTTTCACTGGACCGCTGGGCCAAGGTGCAGCCCGACCGGCTGGAGGAAGACACCCTGCATTTTGTCGAAGGGCTCAAAAAGGCGGGGTTTTGA
- a CDS encoding GNAT family N-acetyltransferase, with product MPDRNSAGFQLRPLETEDLTTAACWLQNIADMACFDRSTRVPLSAPGLEQAWELFNDTKANASKCWFALTTESGELCGITGLESISAVNRDAVIAMFIEESRRRQGVGIRALALLLDFAFRQIGLNRVTSYYRADNTRSEQLTARAGFATEGRMRAAWFAEGRFFDMVTVGLLREEWDASRKTLAQELGAGPRVSFRGAEAAGWAWPPGPADAPEG from the coding sequence ATGCCGGACCGGAACTCCGCAGGTTTTCAGCTCAGACCGCTGGAAACAGAAGACCTCACCACAGCCGCTTGCTGGCTTCAGAACATTGCCGACATGGCTTGTTTCGACCGCTCGACCCGCGTTCCGCTCAGTGCGCCGGGACTTGAGCAGGCGTGGGAGCTTTTCAACGATACCAAGGCAAACGCCAGCAAGTGCTGGTTTGCTCTCACCACAGAATCCGGTGAGCTATGCGGCATCACCGGCCTGGAGAGCATCTCGGCGGTGAACCGTGATGCGGTGATTGCCATGTTCATCGAAGAATCCAGGCGCAGGCAGGGTGTTGGAATCCGGGCCCTGGCACTGCTTTTGGACTTTGCCTTCCGGCAGATCGGGCTAAATCGCGTTACATCGTACTACCGGGCCGACAACACCCGCAGCGAACAGCTGACAGCGCGTGCCGGTTTCGCCACCGAGGGCCGGATGCGGGCCGCATGGTTTGCAGAAGGCCGTTTTTTTGACATGGTCACCGTAGGCCTCCTGCGGGAGGAATGGGACGCCAGCCGCAAAACGCTGGCGCAGGAGCTTGGCGCCGGTCCGCGGGTCAGTTTCCGCGGCGCAGAAGCCGCCGGATGGGCTTGGCCGCCTGGCCCTGCAGACGCGCCGGAAGGATGA
- a CDS encoding ISL3 family transposase, translating to MASQFSRRDFLPAGLKADQVELVGNTVRIHSRSAKATAACPRCGTASRHVHSRYRRRPADLPAHGRKVELVLLVRRFRCRALHCPAKIFAERFPADVTRPHARRTSRLQGLVRHLGLALGGRPAQALAARLLLPVSKDTFLRSIRDTAEASNSDLRVIGIDDWAWRKGQRYGTLICDLERRRVIDLLPDREPATVEAWLRARPGIEVVARDRNGGYGGAVSRALPKAVQVADRWHLLENVSTAFLAAVQRNMPAIRKAIGAKTLDPKLLTAAEKLQYEGYLRRQQTNRMVRQMADDGVPIRRIVRQTGLSRQLVRQILRGEREDVFRIRESSLTPWLPRLEREWAGGCRNGAEIWRRLRADGFQGSLRVVGEWATRQRRAGRAAPSGAEKSPPARKIARLLTLGRDHLCKADAIQVARIEASLPALATARRLTDRFTDMVRNAREGALEGWLNEAEDGLLGAFARGLRRDQAAVAAALREPWSNGQTEGQINRLKTLKRQMYGRANIDLLKARLVQAL from the coding sequence ATGGCGTCACAGTTTTCACGGCGGGATTTCCTGCCAGCAGGTCTCAAGGCCGACCAGGTTGAGCTTGTTGGGAACACGGTCCGGATCCACTCGCGTTCCGCCAAAGCCACGGCGGCGTGCCCGCGCTGCGGCACGGCTTCACGCCATGTTCACAGCAGGTACCGCCGACGGCCTGCCGATCTTCCTGCGCATGGCCGGAAGGTGGAACTGGTCCTGCTGGTTCGCCGCTTTCGCTGCCGTGCTCTGCATTGCCCAGCCAAGATATTTGCCGAGCGGTTTCCGGCGGACGTGACCCGGCCACATGCGCGGCGCACCTCCCGTCTGCAAGGACTGGTCCGGCACCTCGGCCTGGCACTCGGCGGGCGTCCGGCACAGGCGCTCGCCGCACGGCTCCTGCTGCCGGTCAGCAAGGATACTTTCCTCCGCAGCATCCGGGACACGGCTGAGGCCTCAAACAGTGATCTCCGCGTTATAGGTATCGACGATTGGGCTTGGCGAAAGGGGCAGCGATACGGCACTTTGATCTGCGATCTGGAGCGGCGCCGGGTCATTGATCTCCTTCCGGACCGGGAACCGGCCACGGTCGAGGCCTGGCTGCGGGCCCGTCCAGGGATTGAGGTCGTCGCCCGCGACCGCAACGGAGGCTATGGAGGTGCCGTCTCTCGGGCCTTGCCAAAAGCGGTTCAGGTTGCCGACCGCTGGCACCTGTTAGAAAACGTGAGCACAGCTTTCCTGGCCGCTGTGCAGCGTAACATGCCTGCCATCCGCAAAGCGATCGGAGCAAAGACACTGGACCCAAAGCTGCTGACAGCCGCTGAAAAGCTGCAATACGAAGGCTATCTGCGCCGCCAGCAAACCAACCGGATGGTTCGCCAGATGGCTGATGATGGCGTACCGATCCGGCGGATCGTTCGCCAGACAGGGCTCAGCCGCCAGCTCGTCCGCCAGATTTTGCGCGGGGAACGCGAGGATGTTTTCCGCATCCGTGAGAGCAGTCTGACTCCTTGGCTGCCGCGGCTGGAGCGGGAATGGGCGGGCGGCTGCCGGAACGGCGCCGAAATCTGGCGCCGGCTGCGGGCCGATGGTTTCCAGGGCAGCCTCCGCGTCGTCGGGGAATGGGCCACGCGCCAGCGCCGTGCCGGGCGGGCCGCGCCATCGGGAGCAGAAAAATCGCCGCCCGCGCGCAAGATTGCCCGCCTCCTGACCCTGGGCCGGGATCATCTGTGCAAGGCGGATGCCATCCAGGTCGCAAGGATCGAAGCTTCGCTGCCTGCTCTCGCCACAGCCCGAAGGCTGACCGACCGGTTTACGGACATGGTACGCAATGCTCGCGAAGGCGCGCTGGAAGGATGGCTGAATGAAGCGGAAGACGGGCTGCTCGGTGCCTTTGCCCGCGGGCTGCGGCGAGATCAGGCAGCGGTCGCCGCGGCGCTTCGGGAACCATGGTCGAACGGGCAGACTGAAGGGCAGATTAACCGCCTCAAAACGCTCAAACGCCAGATGTATGGAAGGGCGAACATCGACCTGCTCAAAGCGCGGCTCGTTCAAGCGCTCTGA
- a CDS encoding FMN-dependent NADH-azoreductase encodes MTTILRIDASVRRTDNPVAAYNSISRALADSFVEEWKTVDPDVEIILRDVGMTPPDFISNDWIASVFTAEEERTPEQNALVSLSDTLIDELDRSDILLISTPMYNYGMPAALKAWFDQIIRINKTFTFDLARGDFPLEPIMSGKTLVLLTSAGEFGFEEGGIRNDSGHLSAHISTLRKYLGAERMFEAAAEYQEFADERHKASVASAQTQARHIARELA; translated from the coding sequence ATGACCACAATCCTGAGAATTGACGCCAGCGTGCGCCGCACCGACAACCCTGTTGCGGCCTATAACTCCATTTCCCGCGCCTTGGCGGACAGTTTCGTGGAAGAATGGAAAACGGTTGATCCGGACGTCGAGATTATTCTGCGTGACGTCGGAATGACCCCGCCGGATTTCATTTCCAACGATTGGATTGCGTCCGTCTTCACAGCAGAAGAGGAACGCACTCCTGAACAGAACGCTTTGGTCAGCTTGTCTGATACGCTGATTGACGAGCTCGACCGCTCTGACATCCTGCTGATTTCGACGCCCATGTACAACTACGGCATGCCCGCAGCCCTGAAGGCTTGGTTTGATCAGATCATCCGGATCAACAAGACCTTTACGTTTGATTTGGCGCGCGGCGACTTCCCTCTGGAACCGATCATGTCCGGCAAAACACTGGTGCTGCTGACATCGGCTGGCGAATTCGGCTTTGAGGAGGGTGGAATTCGTAATGACTCGGGTCACCTTTCTGCGCATATCAGCACATTGCGCAAGTACCTGGGCGCAGAACGCATGTTCGAAGCTGCGGCCGAGTATCAGGAATTCGCCGATGAGCGTCACAAAGCTTCGGTCGCCTCAGCTCAGACCCAGGCACGTCACATTGCGCGTGAGCTTGCCTAA
- a CDS encoding amidase family protein, with translation MNILQRARDFLASLDAQREVFLGVAPDRLLQDARSSAARQAAGKMLGPLDGQFLAVKANIDVQALRSNAGSLAIDPQPADKDAPVVARLRSAGAIILGHVNMSEFAFSGLGVNPHFGTPLNALDSTMVPGGSSSGSASAVALGLADIALGTDTSGSVRIPAACQGLVGFRPTMDRYERAGVLPLAPSLDTPGSLALNVSQICAVDRVLSDCKETGHACREILCLREDALAGFTPKIKTMYEQVLQHLSDHGIELERVEIRSFTCITEIFQTYGTLVSAEAFRLLPGLVGDQQARLDPNVQDRLAQAASILGTDLQALLEIRRALIPDFGRELAGKMLLYPTLPSYPPSVQAVTRDKGVFARENALILSVSMKAAFLNAPTISIPFGDRRPGISLSLSGGANRDADVLATASHLEKIFSAIRDG, from the coding sequence ATGAATATCCTTCAACGGGCGCGCGACTTCCTGGCTTCGCTCGACGCGCAGCGCGAGGTATTCCTTGGCGTTGCGCCAGATAGACTGTTGCAGGATGCCCGATCCTCCGCCGCGCGGCAGGCCGCAGGGAAGATGCTTGGGCCGTTGGACGGCCAGTTTCTTGCGGTGAAGGCCAATATCGACGTGCAAGCGCTCCGAAGCAATGCGGGATCTTTGGCCATCGACCCTCAGCCAGCAGACAAAGACGCCCCGGTCGTGGCCAGGCTCCGGTCTGCGGGCGCGATCATTCTGGGCCATGTGAACATGTCGGAATTCGCCTTCTCCGGGCTCGGAGTTAATCCGCATTTCGGCACCCCTCTGAATGCGTTGGATAGCACAATGGTGCCTGGAGGGTCCTCAAGCGGATCGGCGTCAGCCGTTGCCTTGGGCTTGGCCGACATCGCCTTGGGCACAGATACCTCCGGCTCCGTGCGCATTCCGGCCGCCTGTCAGGGCCTGGTGGGGTTTCGCCCAACTATGGACCGCTATGAACGCGCCGGGGTTTTACCTCTGGCGCCTTCTCTGGATACGCCAGGCTCACTCGCTTTAAACGTCAGTCAGATTTGCGCTGTGGATCGCGTTTTGTCGGATTGCAAAGAAACCGGGCACGCCTGTCGTGAAATTCTGTGCCTGAGGGAAGATGCTCTAGCGGGATTTACCCCGAAAATCAAGACAATGTACGAACAGGTCCTGCAGCATTTGTCCGATCATGGCATCGAATTGGAAAGGGTTGAAATCCGAAGTTTCACTTGTATCACGGAGATTTTCCAAACCTATGGAACGCTGGTGAGTGCCGAAGCCTTTCGTCTTCTGCCAGGTTTGGTCGGAGACCAGCAGGCCAGACTGGACCCAAATGTGCAGGATCGCCTTGCTCAGGCGGCTTCAATCCTTGGCACAGATCTGCAGGCATTGCTGGAAATCCGGCGGGCCCTCATCCCGGACTTTGGCAGGGAACTGGCAGGGAAGATGCTGCTTTACCCGACATTGCCGTCGTACCCGCCGTCTGTTCAGGCTGTGACCCGCGATAAAGGGGTCTTTGCACGGGAAAACGCCCTTATCCTGTCGGTATCGATGAAAGCCGCTTTCCTCAATGCCCCAACAATTTCCATTCCATTTGGAGACCGAAGACCGGGGATCAGCCTATCCTTGAGCGGCGGCGCAAACAGGGATGCGGATGTACTCGCGACGGCGTCTCATCTGGAGAAGATTTTTTCAGCGATTAGAGATGGGTGA